The region TGCAACAGGAACAGCTAACGAAAAGGATATGGAAATCACTGAAGCGGTGCTTGCTGCTGCCTCAAAAGGAGGTAACATGAGTAGCGCCAAGGCTAGCAAATCTGTTCAATGGATCCTTGTTGAGTCGGGTTTAGAAGAGAAGCCCGTAAGCGTTTATGGTTCCTTGAGTGGTCCGATCTGTGCATTGAAAACAAATCGCGAGATGACCAACGTTCGTTGGCACGCAAAAGGTGATTACTTCGTTTCTGTAAATCCAAAGGCAGGATCAGCGGCGGTTTTGATACACCAACTGAGTAAAGGAAATTCGCAGCAGCCTTTCAGTAAAGCAAAGGGTGAAACGCAACTCGCTTGTTTTCACCCGAATAAgccttttttgtttgttgctAGCCAACAACATGTCCGCATTTATCATTTGGTAAAACAGAACATGGTTAAGCGCTTGGCCTCCGGTTGCCGGTGGATCTCTTCGATCGATGTGCATCCATCAGGAGATCACTTGATAGTTGGGAGCTTGGACCGTCGCATGATTTGGTTTGATCTTGATTTGAGTTCGACTCCATACAAGACTCTGAAGTATCACGAACGAGCCCTACGTTCGTGCCGATACCACAATCGCTACCCACTCATGGCCAGTGCTTCCGACGATGGCGCAGTGCACGTCTTTCACAGTATGGTCTACAGCGATCTAATGCGAAATCCTCTCGTTGTACCAGTAAAAATTCTTCGCGGTCATGCTGTGACAAAGAAACTTGGTGTGCTCTCAATCGTCTTTCATCCGACGCAGCCCTGGATATTTACAGCTGGTGCCGACGGTAGGATCTTCCTTTACCAAGATATTTAAAACCTTGATTGCCGAGACACCTGTAGAGTATTTACAGTAAGTCATAGTTGCACGGCGGGCTACCTACTTCTTTCACATTCATGGTCAAACATGACCTTGGTAGTTAGTAAATTTAAGAGAAAATTCACTAATtgtaaaggggatgggaaagattgaaaaactcccaaaaggggacagaacgtgttaagtctaagtagcatcatgTGGCGCTCGTATATCATTGAGTATTCTAACTACTTAAACTAAGCGCCAAAAATTTGTGCcggatgccgacgttttcctggggcgtgcctcaacgccACAAGCACAAAAAACCCAAaatgggttgtttttaacgcttttaaactttaaaaagcggtaatttccggtaggcgttaaaTTATCAagtgagctattttcggaatcaaatccacttaaGGATAAACTGCGATTGCATGCCTACATTTCCATGGTTGACAAATGTGAAACGGCCCGAATCTTGGGTAATCGTTGTCAttttgttagaattgtgtgtatAGCACAAaagacacttcggcatgtcaccagatgacgcagacggtgcgtgtgtcatccgtcgctactttcctttgtctgtgcaactatggaagccactcgttggttcaagtaacatgtaaaggataactactctaagaaatactgcgggagctcttttcccacttctggttggtaatcaccgattggaaaagagcatctcgtagggcactaacaggccaacgattgttctaggtATAACATACTTTTATTAATTTGATTCCTTCAATCCGCAGGATGACAACAATTATCAAGGCAATTTCGGCGCTTTCTTCTGTGCGAGGCTACTATCGTGTCGCCTCGTCCGCTTTTCCCATACGTATGGGTGCAACGGACTCAGACATGTTCCGTATTGACTTTGTCGATGAGGACAATACCTTGAGCGTGTCGCTGCAAGACTTTCACCTCGCTTTTCTGACGTCGCCTTTGTTCCAATTCGAGCTGTGGATTTTATCGTTCGCGACGGTGTCCGACCCGGCCACTACCACAACGGAACATTTGGCAGCGGTAACAAGTGGTGACAAGAGCAGTTTCGGACCGTGGACTGCGTGGGCAGTCGAGGGTAAACGCAGTGCCCCACTTACAGCCTCTTCTGAACCGGCCTCAGCGTGCCAAATCATGCGGTGCTACATCCAAGGTTCGTTCTTGACTGTTTCTACGCGACCTTTTTGATAATTTGTATTGCTGTGTGTTCTAATGCAGTGTTTTACGCTTTTACATTAGGCAAAACCTTTTGTGATACGTGGTGGGCTGTTGAAAAAGTGGCTGACCGACCTAATCCGGAGCTCGTTTTTGGATCGGCCTTTAAATTTTGCGACGATCATAAGCCTCTAATGTTTCGCGTGCTGGACCCTTTGCACCGCTTGTACAGTCGCCTATTGTTAGCGTCAGCCATGATCAACCTGAtccaacaaaagcaaaagtgCGAgtgatttactgttagcgaTAAATTTGTGGTCTCACCTTTCAGATAGATCAGCAATATCATACCGGATGACCATCTTTTATTGATTTTGCATGCCATTGGTCCCCAGTCGACGGCCGATTGCCAGCTCGTGTCTCCTTGGAAGATTGACGGATGTGACCGGTTGTCTCGGATGGAACATACCGATACAAAATTGTTTGATGTGACATccgtgacagtgaataatTTCCCTACGTTTGTGCAGCATGAGATTTGTAACATAGATTGTAAACAAAAGGAATACGTAGCTCTTTCTTTGGAAggaacgacaacaaagaaCCAATTATTTTCTCGAACACTGTCTGTGTAAAAGTAGGAGGGGTGCAACCACCTATTTCTGTTTCGGTCCGAGCCACAACTTTTCCACCACCCACCAAGCAATCAAGCCCGAAGGATTCTTCGTTACTGTTAATACAAGAAAAAGGAGTAAACGCAGGCAGCCAGTTACCAAAGAAAGGGAAAACCTTCGCTTGTTTCGCTTGAACTTTAAAAGAAAGCACTCTGAGTGACAGCAAGTAATGACGATCTCAGACAAAAGTGAAAACATCGCTGCAGAACGGCTGGAATGTGGATCCAGTTTGGCGGAACGAGAATACGAGTATGACGTGCAGTCTTCCGGGggctttgcttttgatcCAACTAGGTCAATCACGACATCGAGCGACTCTCCTGATTCTATTGCATCCTTGCGCACGCTTCTCGCCAATGATGCCTTGACAGACGGTGAAGGTCTCACTACATTTGCTTCTCCTTTCGAAGTTCCCCGCACTCGAAACGGCCTACCCAGACACCGGTACTATCAGGTTCCTTTGGTGTACTGCGATCAGACAGCTTCGAATCGTCCCGTCAAAAGTATAGAACGTTACGTAGAAAAAGTGTGCTTGCCTTTGTATGGAAACACCCACACGAACACTAGTATCACCGGTAGTCAGAGTACGGCTTTCGTAGCTGAAGCACGTCAAATTGTAGCCGAGGAAACCAACGCTAAAATCACTGGGAAAGCCAGCTTGGACGTTGTGCTGTTTACGTACGTATTCATGGGGCGGTAAACAGAGACAACTTAGCTATGGGCGATTTGGTGTCTTACAAGCTTCCATGTtgaattttttctttctacCAGTGGCAATGGAACGACTTCTGCAGTCGAACTCTTGATTGATTGTCTCGGCTTGCGACATGCGTGTCAGGATACAAAGAAACGTCCGGTTGTGTTTGTCGGCCCGTATGAACACCATTCCAATTTGGTGCCTTGGAGAGAATCGGGTTGTGAGATTGTGACAGTACCAGAATGCCCAAAGCGCCGCGTTGTGGATCTTGAGGCAATGGAGCGCTTGCTACGGAAGCCTGATTACCGAAGTCGCTGGAAAATGGGCACGTTTACCGCTGCGTCCAACGTCACGGGCAAAATTTCGGACGTGGACGCGATTGCAGCACTTCTGCATCGACACGGGGCGTTGGCATTTTTCGATTACGCAACCGGTGCACCTTACATGTCCATGAATATGAATCCTCTACCGTCGGATACGTATCCTTCGGCGTCGCTGGTAGCGAAAGATGCCATTTTTCTCAGCCCGCACAAAATGTACGGTGGTGTCGGTACTCCCGGTATTCTCATTATAAAGAAACGTCTTGTTAGCCAGATTAATTCCCCTTCTCGATCAGGTGGTGGTACCGTGTTCTATGTGACAAACGAGCATCATCGGTTTCTCAGCAATCGGATTGAAAGATACGAAGGCGGAACTCCCAATATTACTGGCATTGTCAGAGTTGGTCTCACCTTCCTACTAAGACGGAAAGCCGAGCAACAGTTCTCTTTATTGGCGAGGGAGGAAAAGGATGTATCCTCAACGATACAACAGCACGACTGTTTGACATACAGTAAAGTGGAAACATACCTTCAAGAACACGCACCAAATCTTGTACTTCTCGGGGCTGGAGAAGAGGGGAAAAAACTTCCCATCTTTTCCTTCTTAGTTCGATTTGGGAAAAGATTCCTCCACTATAACTATGTGTGCGCTGTCTTGAACGATGTGTTTGGAATTCAGTCGCGAGGGGGCTGTCAATGTGCAGGACCTTATTCGCAGAATCTTCTAGGCCTGACAGAGCGATCTGCGGATGGCGATACACCCAATATTCAGAACCGAGAAATCGAACGGGCTCTGGTAGAGTTCAAGGAACGAGCAGAGCTTCTTAGGCCAGGCTTCACTCGGCTCAGCCTACCCTTCAAAGGCTTGCATCAGGAGGAAATTGAACACGTTCTGAAAGCTCTCGTATGGGTCTCGAGGAACGCTTGGGCGTTAATGTGTCAGTATCGATGCAACCACCGTACTGGAGAGGTAAGCAAATGCTTAGCAAGTTGCCTGGATACCTTGCTGTTTTCGAAACTAACTAAAATTTGATTGTCAAGTGGCGACACTCTAGTCGACAGGGGAAACCTTTAGGCCGAGAAGAGCGACGATGGCTGAATCACTATGACTTTCCTCTGGATTTGACTGACCAAGTAAACACATCGGCTATTGTTCACACAAGAGGTGTCAGAAATGTCTTGGAGGAAGCTTTCGTTAACGCTGATGAGATCTTGTACACAGCGAAAGCTGACCAGAGCAGTATTACCCAAGTCTTCAAAATGGCAAATGCTGAGGTTGCTACAGGAGAAAACGATCGGAAGCTTGAGGAATTGCGGTGGTACGTTCATCCAAAAGAAGTTGCGGATTTCCTTGCAACATCTAAAGAATTGCCTTTGGGCGATGAAGGATTAGTAGGTGCTTTAAGTCCTCTTgtttggaagaaggaatGTTTAGAATCGAATGCGAAAAGCGATAGCTTTCGGATGAAAGAAGAAGTGTCGGAGGACCGGAAACGTAAACCTGCGGAACATACCACTTCTAGCAAAACTTTTGTAAATCGTGGGCAATTGGGACCTTCTATGTCCTTTGTATTTCGCGACGGCGACTATTCCGGAGAGTCGACACTCGATGACATTATTAGTGGTATCGACGATGGTGAACTCTCAGAGAATTGTGAAGTGTTTCAAGTTGACTCCGGAGAATCGGTCAATTTCCAGTCATTCGTTACAtcacaaaagaaaagcaaagtGGATTTGCCGATTGGAACTGATTCCCAACAAAAATTTTCTATAGCTATTCCATCTTCTCGTAGTGTGCCGCCAAGCGTGATGAAGAAGGCTCCTCGAAATAGTTCGGTATGGGGACACGGTAGTGCAGCATATTCAAAGGTGGAGGTCATTGCTGGCGGTATCGTCTCTACGGATGAAAGCGACTCTCCGGGTGGTAAAGTCTCTAAACAGAGGAAGAAGGTAGACGATTCCTATCAGGCAACGCACAAAAAAAGAGAGAAGAGCAAACACATCAAACCCCCGCCAAAAATGATGCGATTGGTGACGCAAGCTGTCATGCAGTGGGAGATGCTAGAAGAGGGCGATCGATTATTGCTTGGTTTATCGGGAGGAAAGGATTCATTAAGCCTCCTGCATTGCCTGCTCGAGTTTCAAAAGAAACTTCCTATCAAATTTGAAATCGAGGTTTGTACAATTGACCCAATGACTCCGTCATTCGATCCCTCGCCGCTGATACCTTATATCAACACTCTCGGGTTGAAGTACCACTTCATCAAAGATAACATCGTATCTCGGGCAAGTTCGTCCGGTAAAGATGGGAAAGTTGTTTCGTCGCTATGTGCCTACTGTGCTCGGATGAAACGTGGCAATCTATACGCTTGCGCACGTCGcaacaactgcaacaaactcgTGCTTGCTCAGCATTTAGATGATTGTGCTGAATCATTCATGATGAGTGTAATGCATAATGGCTTCCTTCGGACAATGAAAGCAAACTATCAAATCAATGCCGGAGGCATTTCAGTAATCCGCCCTCTTGCGTACTGCCGCGAAAGTCTTATGACAGAATTTGCGAGATCTGCGAATCTCCCAGTTATAAATGAAAATTGTCCTGCATGCTTTGAAGAGCCGAAAGAACGTGCTAGAatcaaaaagcttttgaGTCGGGAAGAAACGTTGTTTCCAAATTTTTATGAGAACATTCGACGCTCGCTTCTACCATTGATGCATGATGACATGACTTCGATCCTACACTGTTACACCAACGATGCACTTTCAAAAAGCCGAAAAAGGAAACGTGGGCTTCAAAATTCAACAGCGCTGCAAAGCGCATCTGTGCAGAAAGCAAGAGCAGAGACGACGTCCCGCGAAATGGAGGATACTATCGTACAAACTCTAGAGAATGTAAGTGATGATGTATTGGTAAAGGAGTTGGCGCGACGAAAAGCTGCGCACTTTAGACTTAAGGGTGCTTCAAAAGCAGTCAATGCCGAGAGGACCGCGGAAAAGGCTGATTCTGAGGTCGGAATTTGTACGGCTAGTTCTGGCTGCACTATTTTCGACTAAATCAGTGTTTAGCAAGAAAGGCATGGCCCTTTGTTATTAAATAAACTTTATTCTATCCTTTCCATCTCGCCTCTTCGCCCGAGCGATTCAATTTCACCGTCGAGATGTTCCGTTTGTCTCGAGGCTGTCAACCGTTGCTTCGTCGCTCGACGTTGCTCCAGCAGCCTACTCTTTTGTTTCGCTGCCCATTCGTCCGCATCCCTGCTCATTAAAGCAACGCGATCAGCTGGTAGCAGCTCCTTTATATCTCTATGAAGCTGCAGCAATTTGTTAGTCATTTCCCCAAGTTCGGAAACGGCATTGAACTCCCCTCTGGTGCTGTCGCCTAACGAGCCGACAATATTATCCACAACTTGCACAAAAGGACGAACGTCGAGTGTTGGCAGTGCATCGATCAGCTTTTGCAGGAGCATTCGTCGTTCTAATGGAGTTTCCATGCGAAGAACATACCAAATATGTTCGATGTATCGATTGATTCCTCTAGAAATCTCTGAATACACGCCCTGCTGTACTATTTTCAAGACAAACAGCCATTGATTGTGCTCTGGGTCGTCTAGCATGCCTGAACGGGCCAGGCGAGCCTCTTCCTCCGCGACTGCATACTTCAGATATGCAACAAACGAGTCGTCCAATAGAGGCCGCATGTCACGAACAGCATCTGTTAATGCCATAgatgcttctttttcggatTGATGTGAAGGATCCATGGCTACTTTGCAAATTGAACGGATGACCTCCAACTGCTGCGCTTCCAACTCCGCTCCGACAGCCCTGGCCTCTTTCAACAAGAGCTGTGCGTAAACGACTAACTGACCCAAGATTTCACGTTCTTTGGAATGATCCTTCTCCAGGGAATTGTCGTCCCGGCGCAGCGCATCGAGGTCGAGGTTTGCCATATTGTTTAGGCGCTCTTTGATTAATGGAACAAAGTTATTGGATAGTAAGAGGTCCTTGAAATTGGATGCGACGTCCCGCAGTCTTTCCGTAGGTTGATTCCAAAGCTCGTCTAGGACCATCTGCAAACGAGACCGCTCGGC is a window of Phaeodactylum tricornutum CCAP 1055/1 chromosome 28, whole genome shotgun sequence DNA encoding:
- a CDS encoding predicted protein — its product is MSPDDADGACVIRRYFPLSVQLWKPLVGSSNMMTTIIKAISALSSVRGYYRVASSAFPIRMGATDSDMFRIDFVDEDNTLSVSLQDFHLAFLTSPLFQFELWILSFATVSDPATTTTEHLAAVTSGDKSSFGPWTAWAVEGKRSAPLTASSEPASACQIMRCYIQGKTFCDTWWAVEKVADRPNPELVFGSAFKFCDDHKPLMFRVLDPLHRLYSRLLLASAMINLIQQKQKCE
- a CDS encoding predicted protein → KREKSKHIKPPPKMMRLVTQAVMQWEMLEEGDRLLLGLSGGKDSLSLLHCLLEFQKKLPIKFEIEVCTIDPMTPSFDPSPLIPYINTLGLKYHFIKDNIVSRASSSGKDGKVVSSLCAYCARMKRGNLYACARRNNCNKLVLAQHLDDCAESFMMSVMHNGFLRTMKANYQINAGGISVIRPLAYCRESLMTEFARSANLPVINENCPACFEEPKERARI